A genomic region of Plasmodium falciparum 3D7 genome assembly, chromosome: 11 contains the following coding sequences:
- a CDS encoding oocyst capsule protein Cap93, putative, with the protein MKKDILTKQTSDDVTNGVSKVFTEYNKNINAQEKEDNLTKKIKNMEKDKVTPNNCKDSRFNDSLFNDSLFNDRHCKGDKKNCRGKEDDCSNDERTENKQNIEEINNFFYIINNLIWRKNKRKVKEKEEETNEDMNKYSNECKENNNIYLYSILKGDNKKEKEEKSKNGKEKGKKKNFVFLALLKVPIILFSLLIYFKKNDYWSSNMYGYNNFIIKLSNFLSSYFYAYNYHDEDENTFASTSSSLSLSLYEKDNFIYIPNKKSTNTIHLKNVVGTERTDNNFLSIYRENMKYIRQTSLNHSIYQRSLSTECYVYFRSFLKQAISPHSLTKAIKIDKEYIYPWDVITQDDVALIIENARFYGFLFTWFKNHRKAQKVNEEILKKEMPVLKPRFVQRSDIYTHFYKNNNNEDMLTPNFYGIHYTWLGHATGLVVIDGLKILLDPVFKIELISFKGIVRSLVNWMNVKIMGGLGERISRSPCNIANLPEDLHAVFVSHNHNDHIMEEDVRILCKLKKFQHVMWYIPEGSSPFFLREGCKASKIFELSWGDERWVSCWISKNQFKCRDGIWKSKNNEHQVYKYKIIYAPTLHWSGRKDNLSDLNQSLWGSLILKGPKHRFYFSGDTAYLKKDFEEFKKIGRLHGPFHLAAISIGAYEPNNSLKYHHIHPWESVKIWRDIRAETAIGVHWGTFRLSAEEFLQPRDDLEAALLGIGLYTLRNIDLQKVKRRHEIMKKYNINYVCSDQNENDDLEDLKEYFYPANKQDYNDYTENFHSLFLNDLNLYYKDIDKNYIKHMYQQKKLYASTYSRYKRALLLKTTNKLPRSWKKLLLNLSIRFQTIPIGGSIEIISKDEKNISMTRSSEYNATTYEHYTFPKWYNSKENEETPNQNYFSHEDLMNFQIVS; encoded by the coding sequence ATGAAAAAGGATATTTTAACAAAACAAACTTCAGATGATGTAACAAATGGTGTGTCGAAGGTTTTCacagaatataataaaaatataaatgcgCAAGAGAAGGAGGataatttaacaaaaaaaattaaaaacatgGAAAAGGATAAAGTCACACCGAATAATTGTAAAGACAGTCGATTTAATGATAGTCTCTTTAATGATAGTCTCTTTAATGACCGCCATTGTAAGggtgataaaaaaaattgcaGAGGAAAAGAAGATGATTGTTCAAATGACGAAAGAACCGAAAATAAACAGAatatagaagaaataaataattttttttatataataaataatttaatatggAGAAAGAACAAAAGAAAGGTTAAGGAAAAGGAAGAAGAGACCAATGaagatatgaataaatacTCAAACGAATGTAaagagaataataatatttatttgtattccATATTAAAaggtgataataaaaaagaaaaagaagaaaagagtaaaaatggaaaagaaaaaggaaaaaagaaaaattttgtttttcttgcCTTGTTAAAAGTACCAATTATCCTATTTTccttattaatttattttaaaaaaaatgattattgGTCATCAAATATGTAtggatataataattttattattaaattgaGTAATTTTTTATCAAGTTATTTTTATGcttataattatcatgatGAAGATGAGAACACGTTCGCTTCCACATCCTCATCCTTATCCTTGTCATTATATGAAAAggataattttatttatattcctAATAAGAAGAGTACGAATAcgatacatttaaaaaatgttgtGGGAACAGAAAGGACagataataattttctaAGTATTTATAGAGagaatatgaaatatataagacAAACTAGTTTAAATCATTCGATATATCAAAGGTCTTTATCTACCGAATGTTATGTTTATTTTCGAAGTTTTTTAAAGCAGGCTATATCTCCTCATAGTTTAACAAAAGCAATAAAAATagataaagaatatatatatccatggGATGTTATAACCCAAGATGATGTTGCTTTAATTATTGAGAATGCTCGTTTTTATGGTTTTTTGTTTACATGGTTTAAGAATCATAGAAAAGCACAAAAAGTAAATGAggagatattaaaaaaggagATGCCTGTATTAAAACCAAGGTTTGTTCAAAGATCAGATATCTATactcatttttataaaaataataataatgaagatatgTTAACACCTAATTTTTATGGTATCCATTATACATGGTTAGGACATGCAACTGGTTTGGTTGTGATCGACGGtttgaaaattttattagATCCTGTTTTTAAAATAGAATTAATAAGTTTTAAGGGTATTGTAAGATCTTTAGTTAATTGGATGAATGTAAAAATTATGGGTGGATTAGGTGAAAGAATATCTAGATCTCCATGTAATATAGCTAACTTGCCTGAAGATTTACATGCAGTGTTTGTTTCACATAATCATAATGATCATATTATGGAAGAGGATGTAcgtatattatgtaaattaaaaaagtttCAACATGTGATGTGGTATATCCCGGAAGGTTCTtctccattttttttaagagaAGGATGTAAAGCTTCTAAAATATTTGAACTTTCATGGGGTGATGAAAGATGGGTATCTTGTTGGATTTCGAAAAATCAATTTAAATGTAGGGATGGAATAtggaaaagtaaaaataatgagcatcaagtatataaatataaaataatatatgctCCAACATTACATTGGTCAGGTAGAAAAGATAATTTAAGTGATTTAAATCAATCATTATGGGGATCCTTAATATTAAAGGGTCCAAAGCatcgtttttatttttctggTGACACagcatatttaaaaaaagattttGAGGagtttaaaaaaattggTAGATTACATGGTCCATTTCATTTAGCAGCAATATCTATAGGAGCATATGAACcaaataattctttaaaatatCATCATATTCATCCATGGGAATCTGTAAAGATATGGAGAGATATAAGAGCCGAGACAGCCATCGGTGTTCATTGGGGTACCTTTAGATTATCCGCAGAAGAATTTTTACAACCTCGTGATGATTTAGAAGCTGCTTTATTAGGTATAGGATTATATACTCTTCGAAATATAGATTTACAGAAAGTAAAACGTAGACATgagataatgaaaaaatacaatataaattatgtgtGTTCAgatcaaaatgaaaatgatgatttagaagatttaaaagaatatttttatccagCAAATAAACAAgattataatgattatacCGAAAATTTCCATTCTCTTTTTTTGAATGatcttaatttatattataaagatattgacaaaaattatattaaacatatgtatcaacagaaaaaattatatgcatCAACATATAGTCGTTATAAAAGAGCacttttattaaaaacaaCAAATAAATTACCAAGGTCATGGAAAAAACTCTTGTTAAATCTATCCATTAGATTTCAAACAATACCTATAGGTGGTTCTATCGAAATCATATCAAAGGatgagaaaaatatttctatGACACGATCCAGTGAATATAATGCAACAACATATGAGCATTACACATTTCCCAAATGGTACAATAGTAAAGAAAATGAGGAAACGCCTaatcaaaattatttttctcatGAGGATTTGATGAATTTTCAGATAGTTAGCTGa
- a CDS encoding 40S ribosomal protein S21: MFNDQKVLVDIYIPRKCSATSRLIPAKEHGAVQINVGMVDANGVYNGKTETFAISGHVRQNGESDACLNRLMYEKKLLSFQN; this comes from the exons atgtttaaCGATCAAAAAGTTTTAGTCGATATTTATATACCCAGGAAGTGCTCAGCTACATCACGACTTATTCCGGCCAAGGAACATGGAGCTGTACAAATAAATGTTGGAATg gtTGATGCTAATGGAGTTTACAACGGTAAAACCGAAACCTTCGCTATCTCTGGTCATGTCAGACAAAATGGAGAATCAGATGCTTGCTTAAATAGACTTATGtatgaaaagaaattattatccTTTCAAAACTAA
- a CDS encoding ATP-dependent (S)-NAD(P)H-hydrate dehydratase, putative, with translation MDELDSSFEGSYAHEDLKKRLLNNDLYAIKDVIVPKLRKDEYKGCSGKICVIGGSEVYSGAVYLSSISTLKIGGDLCFVITTDENKYPLKSYSCELIVYPYLYTKKSDIKEIENSPLDKCIKYLLERIDSCVVGPGLGEIDEFTEECLIYILEKFLEKNIFLILDADIIQVIMTNMKIFNLIKNYKNCLLTPNINELRKMLTHLNNNIINEDVKNIDFKHLTVYKIIQYAHALKSVLNAPKILIKGFHDVYISDHFFFVFFMKRQCLKRSGGFGDILTGIVSVFLCWASKIIKQGIELKDIISTKETFLSESFKDTVYTNTHVQNNDLLQTVAIFNASYFLKYLCKKCFRKNHRGLLASDVVNSIPPNFYRIYDLKKKIKNNKIKNNIIKK, from the exons aTGGATGAATTGGATTCTTCGTTTGAAGGTTCATATGCTCATGAGGACCTAAAGAAAAGGCTCTTaa ATAACGATTTGTATGCTATCAAGGATGTGATTGTTCCGAAACTCCGCAAAGATGAATATAAAGGGTGTTCAGGTAAAATTTGTGTTATAGGAGGTAGTGAAGTTTATTCAGGAGCTGTATACTTATCTTCTATATCTACCCTGAAGATAGGAGGAGATTTATGTTTTGTTATAACTACTGATGAAAATAAGTATCCTTTAAAAAGTTATAGTTGTGAACTTATTGTATAtccttatttatatacaaaaaaatctGATATTAAAGAAATTGAGAATAGCCCTTTagataaatgtataaaatatttattagaaAGAATAGATTCTTGTGTTGTGGGACCAGGACTAGGAGAAATAGATGAATTTACAGAAGaatgtttaatatatatacttgaaaaatttttagaaaaaaatatttttttaatattagatGCAGATATAATACAAGTTATTATGacaaatatgaaaatttttaatcttattaaaaactataaaaattgtttattaacaccaaatataaatgaactaAGAAAAATGTTAacacatttaaataataatattattaatgaagatgttaaaaatatagatttCAAACATCTCACTGTATACAAAATTATTCAGTATGCTCATGCATTAAAGTCTGTTTTGAATGCTCCTAAAATTTTAATCAAAGGATTTCATGATGTATATATAAGcgatcatttttttttcgtctTTTTTATGAAGAGACAATGTTTAAAGCGTTCTGGAGGCTTTGGGGACATTCTC ACTGGTATTGTTTCCGTTTTTCTTTGTTGGGCAtccaaaataataaaacaaggAATCGAATTAAAGGATATAATAAGTACAAAGGAAACATTTCTATCAGAATCTTTTAAAGATACTGTTTATACAAATACACATGTACAAAACAATGATTTACTTCAAACAGTTGCAATTTTTAATGCTAGttattttctaaaatatttatgtaaaaaatgtTTTCGTAAAAATCACAGAGGTCTATTGGCTTCAGACGTTGTCAATAGCATTCCTCCGAATTTTTATCGCATATATgacttgaaaaaaaaaattaaaaataataaaattaaaaataatataattaaaaaataa
- a CDS encoding mitochondrial large subunit ribosomal protein, putative, protein MIANIFHKNIHINKCLNINNIFFSYFNKRGILQTKFKKKNDTSYNLPFKVSRTISGNLPVYPKIRRHGTIVTTIVRHIYGDIKVFKDHLRNICEAPVREHVGYIEVKGLHTLKIKQWLQHIGF, encoded by the exons atgattgcaaatatttttcataaaaatatacatataaataaatgtttaaACATTAACaatatctttttttcttattttaataaaagagGTATTCTTCAAACaaagtttaaaaaaaaaaatgatacatCCTATAACTTACCATTTAag gTAAGTAGAACTATTTCGGGAAATTTGCCAGTGTACCCAAAAATTAGAAGACATGGTACCATTGTCACGACCATAGTTAGGCACATTTATGGGGatataaaa GTTTTTAAAGATCATTTGAGAAATATTTGTGAAGCACCAGTAAGAGAACATGTTGGTTATATAGAAGTAAAAGGATTACAcacattaaaaataaaacaatggCTACAACACATTGGCTTTTAA
- a CDS encoding translation initiation factor eIF-1A, putative: MPKNKGKGGKNRRRGKNDNEGEKRELLYKEEDQEYAQVLRMLGNGRLEAHCFDGVKRLCHIRGKMRKRVWINSGDIILVSLRDYQDSKADVIAKYTPDEARSLKAHGELPETAKINETDIFDDDGQNGVEFLDDESDEEAQEEMNNARRLDIEDI, translated from the exons atgCCAAAGAATAAAG gAAAGGGAGGTAAAAACAGAAGGAGAGGAAAGAATGATAACGAAGGAGAAAAAAGAGAATTATTATACAAGGAAGAAGATCaag AATATGCTCAAGTTTTAAGAATGTTGGGTAATGGTAGATTAGAGGCCCATTGTTTTGATGGTGTCAAAAGATTGTGTCATATTAg gGGTAAAATGAGAAAAAGGGTATGGATTAATTCAGGTGATATTATTTTAGTGTCCTTAAGAGATTATCAAGACAGTAAAGCTGATGTTATAGCAAA ATATACTCCTGATGAGGCAAGAAGCTTGAAGGCTCACGGAGAATTACCAGAAACAGCAAAAATAAACGAAACAGACATTTTTGATGACGATGGACAAAATGGAGTGGAATTTTTGGATGATGAATCTGATGAAGAAGCTCAAGAAGAGATGAACAACGCAAGAAGATTAGATATAGAAGAC atataa